The following are encoded in a window of bacterium SCSIO 12643 genomic DNA:
- the purB gene encoding adenylosuccinate lyase: protein MELTALTAITPIDGRYQSKTESLSKYFSEWALFKYRTLVEIEYFIALCEIPLPQLADFDSQKFEALRDIYRNFSPDDAQAMKDIEKVTNHDVKAVEYFIKERFDELGISQWKEFIHFGLTSQDINNTAIPLSMKDSVIDNIVPAIQEVKSKLVHFSQEWSQISMLARTHGQPASPTRLGKEIEVFVSRIDEQLDILNQIKWAAKFGGATGNFNAHHVAYPGQDWKVFGDSFLDKHLGLYRSHPTTQIEHYDHMAHLFDTCKRINTILIDFSRDIWTYISMDYFKQKIKAGEVGSSAMPHKVNPIDFENAEGNLGIANAIFEHLSAKLPISRLQRDLTDSTVLRNVGVPFGHTLIALSSLNKGLGKLLLNEEKIAADLENNWAVVAEAIQTVLRREGVPNPYEMLKGLTRTNKKIDGQVMQEFIESLEISSELKTELSQITPSNYTGI from the coding sequence ATGGAACTTACAGCTTTGACAGCCATCACCCCAATTGACGGGCGTTATCAATCTAAAACTGAATCTCTTTCGAAATATTTCTCGGAGTGGGCTTTATTCAAATACAGAACACTTGTGGAGATTGAATATTTTATTGCATTGTGTGAAATTCCATTACCACAATTAGCGGATTTTGATTCGCAAAAATTTGAAGCGCTTAGAGATATTTATCGCAACTTTTCTCCAGATGATGCGCAGGCTATGAAAGACATCGAGAAAGTGACTAATCACGATGTTAAAGCTGTAGAGTATTTCATTAAAGAAAGATTCGATGAATTAGGAATTAGTCAATGGAAAGAGTTTATTCACTTCGGATTAACTTCTCAAGACATCAATAATACAGCTATTCCACTTTCAATGAAGGATAGTGTCATTGACAATATCGTTCCAGCTATTCAGGAAGTAAAAAGCAAATTGGTTCATTTCTCTCAGGAATGGTCTCAAATATCTATGTTGGCCAGAACGCATGGTCAACCAGCTTCTCCTACGCGTTTAGGAAAAGAAATTGAAGTATTTGTTTCTAGAATCGATGAGCAATTGGATATTTTAAATCAAATCAAATGGGCTGCAAAATTTGGTGGTGCAACAGGAAACTTTAACGCACACCATGTGGCTTATCCTGGTCAGGACTGGAAAGTATTTGGAGATTCGTTTTTAGATAAACATTTAGGGTTATATCGTTCGCATCCTACTACACAAATCGAGCATTATGACCACATGGCACACCTATTCGATACATGTAAAAGAATCAATACCATTTTAATCGATTTCAGTAGAGATATCTGGACTTATATCTCCATGGATTATTTCAAACAAAAGATTAAAGCCGGAGAAGTAGGTTCTTCTGCGATGCCGCATAAAGTAAATCCAATTGATTTTGAAAATGCCGAAGGAAACCTCGGAATTGCCAACGCCATTTTCGAACACTTAAGTGCCAAGTTACCGATTTCAAGATTACAACGTGATTTAACCGACTCTACAGTTCTTAGAAACGTAGGCGTTCCTTTTGGACATACTCTGATTGCTTTAAGTTCTTTGAATAAAGGTTTAGGTAAACTTTTATTAAATGAAGAAAAAATTGCAGCTGATTTGGAAAATAACTGGGCGGTTGTAGCAGAAGCGATTCAAACCGTATTACGTAGAGAGGGTGTTCCAAATCCTTACGAAATGTTAAAAGGTTTAACACGTACCAATAAGAAAATTGATGGTCAGGTAATGCAAGAATTTATTGAAAGTTTGGAAATCAGTTCTGAACTTAAAACTGAACTATCTCAAATCACACCTTCTAACTATACAGGTATTTAA